Genomic segment of Gouania willdenowi chromosome 17, fGouWil2.1, whole genome shotgun sequence:
TGAATGTATCTAAAATCTGTTGAAAGCCTACGATTTcaaatactgtaaatgtgtGTCCCTAAGGTCCAGGATCTGAAACAAGCTAACtcactgaagcaaaaaaaaaaaaacaaaaaaaatacaaagaatccTGTCAACTAGAGCTCGACCGATTCAGGATTTTTggggccgataccaatatttgGGGACGTTGAATGCTGATAAATCAGCTGATACCGATAAATTGCGTGATAACCGAAAAATCGGCTGATAGTTGATAAATCTGCCGATATATGAATGAAGAACGTTGATATACATATATTACTTAAATATGatacaaacaaacactgctaaattaaatataaaaactttaattagtaacaaataaatgtcaagTTGTCTACATGAGGCACACTAGTCtataaacacaataataaataagaaCAGTAGTCAAACTGTAAACATAACAACAATCACATTAACTTGTGAATTTATAAACCCTGGTAACTGTTAACTATGAAATGAAGTGGGATGTAGTCTTACTGTATATTAATGGTGACCATGGAACTAATAGTTGCTTATGTGACTGGAAAACATCCTCCTAATGGCCTGGTTTAATTTCACTCACATTCATAGGAACACATTTGGCTTCAGTAGAGTTCAATTGTTGCGCAGCTGCAGCGTCTATTTacggtttcatttttagtagccgcaCTGCCCTCGAATTCCTATCATCTGATGAGCTTATGACGACGAGTGTCACTacagtgaaacaacaaagaagacctttgtccgaggaacggagTAACTCCATGCattgacagctcagcagcaacacacagcaatcacacacactgtcgtcagggcaacaggcacgcatacacacaacccagcgctccatcaggcagcacacacacaaatatccatccatccatcttcagagCCGCTTTGGCAGCACACcaacaaacatcacacacatgTCCACACTCCCTttcgtattactcccacatcattcatttattttacttgtctctcttcctcatactgttcacatggtcacatgggactatatgtgtgaaagcacccttagtgtcactgttgtattaggatttttcagtgattggtTGCTACCTGGGGCAGGTAGCGGCGGGGTGCGCAACGTTTTTAccacagtgacataaccaaaaggaacctttagggggagcgctaagcgcaagttacttagttctgctttaatgaaaGCCGGTATATTAATCAGCGGTGCTGAATAATCAGGAAGCCTCCCGGCAGGAATTTCCCATTAAAAAGAGCCAAATTTAACACATagtttactgttttaaaacctTCAATGCTGTTATTTAAAGCATGGAATGGTTTCGTCATGATTTCAACAAGCATATTCAGCAAAAAAAACGAAATTCACCAACAAAGTGCTTTCTAAAAGTTGAGTGAATAAAGCAGTAATGCTCTCCTTAACATGCTCTAACTGTGTTTGTATCAGGACGTTATTGATGTGGGCCACTAGTTACCGTACTTTCCAGTCTAAACAGCATAAATCATGTTTTGAGGACCAAAAAATGCTGATCCTGTTTCTTCAGTCCTTCAGTGTGGGCGGAGGGTGGGGCTGCACTTCTGCACTAGCTGTGTACTAGTGAGACAGGGGTTATCATTTCAACAGGTTGTATTGTTGTACAATAAAATATTGGTTTGAGAAACCCATCTTTATATTTAGAGCAGTTTTAgctatttaatcaatatttaaaCAATGATGTCTTTATATAAATATCGCAAAGAGACTGCTGTTGTTCTTCTGACCCAGTTTGGCAGGCGTGTCCCGTAGTGTCACACTGGTAGTGGCGTACATCATGACGGTGGCAGGCCTGAGCTGGCAAGAGGCTCTGGCTGCTGTGAAGGTGGCGCGGCCCTGTGCTGGTCCCAACCTCGGCTTCCAACAGCAGCTCCAGGAGTTTGAGACTACCCAAGCAGAAGAGGTCAGTGCAAGGAGAGCTTATACTGTAATGTGGTTATAACAGCTCAGTCTCTGCGAACAACACGATGGCGGAGCTTTTTAGTTTGCTCACCCAGTCATGTAGACATGAATCAACCAACTGTTTTTCCCCCACCTTCAGCTCAGGGAATGGTTTCGTGCTGAGTATCAGGACAACCCCTTCAACGATGAGGCTCATATACGTGAATTGCTCACAAGGGCACCCAAGGTTAATGGTGACAAAGCAGAACATGTTTCTAATCCACCTGGAGGTACTTAAATAAGCCATGTGACAAGAtgccttctttttttaacttggaCTGACGGATTCCATGCCTGTGACTTTTTCTGAATTTTGAATTCGTACTTCTGCATGTACAAATGCCACTGATTCAAACACCAATAAGCATGTCTGAATTacagatatttattttgtacagaaAATATACCTTTTCACCATCAACTGTTTTTCATAACGCTTTTGTAACAACTTGTAAATGTTCCATGGATTGTTTCCCACTTTTTCATGTTGATCCCaattgaataaaagtgaaaGATTGCTAGTACGTGAACCGTCTCAATGACTGTAATTAAACACATGTTGTGCTCTCTACAGCTCTGTTTCCTGGTTCTCTTCCTGTTTTAATTTGCAAAAGAGATCACACCTAGTGGCATTGAAAAGGTCACAATCACTCAAGAATATCACGCATTCTAGAGTGAAAACTTTGCAAAACAATGCTAGGATTGAAACTATGGTCAGACTTAAAAtcaaggttggggtcagttataattataatagcataattgataattaattgcaattatggtgtaattataattggaattggaatttgaaaaatctgttgtcataattgtaatgaaattgtaattaagttcagaaAATTGACTTCGTAATTGTAAtcgccatgaaaattctataaaaaaatgtgaattatatttaaaaactggggaaccatgttacagttctatatacagttctacacacatgtagtcaacaattattaaaatatgttttttttttcaagcctttccacattttaccatttaaacattttttttaatctaggggtatactggcacaaacatttttttttttttaactacatttctattgataaggaagcctaacaaggtaaccaatagataggaaataaattagatgatatatatttgtttgtagtgtattttacagctgatttaggacccgctaacacaagaggaaggttaacttttatttggttACTTATTTCCAGCTtagtaattgttattaattttaattgaactttagtaattgagaatgcaattgtaattgacttgaggataaattgaattgtaattggaaaaactgcTGGTCactaatcgtaattgaattgcaattgaacatgggtaattgaaaatgtaattgacccaacccAGCTTAAAATGTTGCTCCATTGTATATCAATGAAAATTTACACAGAGCGTCTAATATGTGCAATCGTATGCTAATAGGCTGTTGTTATGGTATTTTCCAGAGAAAGTCAGTGTTTTTGTACATGTGCAAAATAGAGTGAATTTTTCCACAAGGCACTTATACAGATGAACATGTGGTTTACCATGCAGACATTGAGAAAATAAATCCAAGCATGTTCCAAAGACAAAAGACAAGTTGTGATAGATCATTGTTCCATTTT
This window contains:
- the dusp22b gene encoding dual specificity protein phosphatase 22-B isoform X2, with product MPGNRRWICQRAAEFTSCFTKEEEMTYLCISAADLPTQNLTQHFKESIMFMHESRLKGEGCLVHCLAGVSRSVTLVVAYIMTVAGLSWQEALAAVKVARPCAGPNLGFQQQLQEFETTQAEELREWFRAEYQDNPFNDEAHIRELLTRAPKVNGDKAEHVSNPPGGT
- the dusp22b gene encoding dual specificity protein phosphatase 22-B isoform X1 → MGNGINKVLPDLYLGNYKDARDREQLARNNITHILSIHDSAAPILQEMTYLCISAADLPTQNLTQHFKESIMFMHESRLKGEGCLVHCLAGVSRSVTLVVAYIMTVAGLSWQEALAAVKVARPCAGPNLGFQQQLQEFETTQAEELREWFRAEYQDNPFNDEAHIRELLTRAPKVNGDKAEHVSNPPGGT